From a single Bradyrhizobium sediminis genomic region:
- a CDS encoding ATP-binding protein codes for MSTLDTGLTLIRTASRRVSAANGWMGNAFKSWMPTGLYARALLIMIVPMVVLQSVVAFVFMERHWNTVTRRLSAAVVADVATLIDVYKVYPQDKDRAQLRRIAQQRLGLVVDFLPVGDMPPPGPKPFFSLLDQTLSVQLGRQIAKPFWIDTVGRSNLVEIRIQLDDAVMRIFAQRSAAYASNSEIFIFWMLGTSSILLIVMVLFLRNQIKPILRLADAAESFGKGREAPNFRPRGAREVRRAAHAFLEMKARVERSIEQRTAMLAGVSHDLRTILTRFKLELALIGDSPEVDGMRKDVDEMSGMLEAYLAFARGDSGEHAQPTDMAMALEELRSDAERNGHTATVSFHGLPVVTVKPASFKRCLANLVSNAARHARTIAITGHRDHRYLTVTIDDDGPGIPPDMREEVFKPFLRLDDARNQDEGGTGLGLAIARDIARSHGGDITLGDSPLGGLRATVRVPV; via the coding sequence ATGAGCACGCTCGACACCGGCCTGACGCTGATCCGCACCGCTTCGCGGCGCGTCTCCGCGGCCAATGGCTGGATGGGCAACGCGTTCAAGAGCTGGATGCCGACCGGGCTCTACGCCCGCGCGCTGCTGATCATGATCGTGCCGATGGTGGTGCTGCAGTCGGTGGTGGCGTTCGTGTTCATGGAGCGGCACTGGAACACGGTGACGCGGCGGCTCTCCGCCGCCGTCGTGGCCGATGTCGCCACGCTGATCGATGTCTACAAGGTCTATCCGCAGGACAAGGACCGCGCGCAGCTGCGGCGCATCGCCCAGCAACGGCTCGGGCTGGTGGTCGATTTCCTCCCGGTCGGCGACATGCCGCCGCCCGGCCCAAAACCGTTCTTCTCGCTGCTCGACCAGACGCTGTCGGTACAGCTCGGCCGGCAGATCGCAAAGCCGTTCTGGATCGACACCGTCGGCCGCTCCAACCTGGTAGAAATCCGCATTCAGCTCGACGACGCGGTGATGCGGATCTTTGCGCAGCGCAGCGCCGCCTATGCGTCAAATTCGGAGATCTTCATCTTCTGGATGCTGGGGACCTCGTCGATCCTGCTGATCGTCATGGTCTTGTTCCTGCGCAACCAGATCAAGCCGATCCTGCGGCTGGCGGATGCCGCCGAAAGTTTCGGCAAGGGCCGCGAGGCGCCGAACTTCCGGCCCCGCGGCGCGCGCGAAGTGCGCCGCGCGGCGCACGCCTTCCTGGAAATGAAAGCGCGCGTCGAGCGCTCGATTGAACAGCGCACCGCGATGCTGGCCGGCGTCAGCCACGACCTGCGCACCATCCTGACCCGCTTCAAACTGGAGCTGGCGCTGATCGGCGACAGTCCCGAGGTCGATGGCATGCGCAAGGATGTCGACGAGATGTCCGGCATGCTGGAGGCCTATCTGGCGTTCGCGCGCGGCGACAGCGGCGAACACGCGCAACCGACCGACATGGCGATGGCGCTGGAGGAATTGCGCAGCGACGCCGAGCGCAACGGCCACACCGCGACGGTATCGTTTCACGGCCTGCCTGTGGTGACGGTGAAGCCGGCGTCGTTCAAGCGCTGCCTCGCCAACCTTGTCTCCAACGCGGCAAGGCACGCCAGGACGATCGCGATCACCGGCCATCGCGACCACCGTTATCTCACCGTGACGATCGACGACGACGGGCCGGGCATTCCACCTGACATGCGCGAGGAGGTGTTCAAGCCGTTCCTGCGGCTCGACGACGCCCGCAACCAGGACGAGGGCGGCACCGGCTTGGGGCTGGCGATCGCCCGCGACATAGCGCGCTCGCATGGCGGCGACATCACCCTCGGCGACAGCCCGCTGGGCGGGTTACGCGCCACGGTGCGGGTGCCGGTTTAG
- a CDS encoding DUF3617 domain-containing protein, which translates to MTRQLLAFCLGSCLLAALPAFEARAAELPVRKAGLWEMKTLRTGSPMPEMTIQHCTDAATDKEMSSSFSPASKEMCSKQDIQKTATGYVTDSVCSVAGVTITSHAEISGDFNSAYTVKSTSHTDRGPAAVPRDSTATIEAKWLGACKPDQKPGDIVMPGGIKMNITDMEKLKGMIPKQLPK; encoded by the coding sequence ATGACGCGACAGCTGCTTGCCTTCTGTCTGGGCTCCTGCCTGCTGGCCGCACTGCCGGCGTTCGAGGCGCGCGCGGCGGAATTGCCGGTGCGCAAGGCGGGCCTGTGGGAGATGAAGACGTTGCGGACCGGCTCGCCGATGCCGGAGATGACGATCCAGCACTGCACCGACGCGGCCACCGACAAGGAAATGAGTTCGTCGTTCTCGCCGGCGTCGAAGGAGATGTGTTCGAAGCAGGACATCCAGAAGACCGCGACCGGCTATGTCACCGATTCCGTCTGTAGCGTCGCCGGCGTGACGATCACCTCGCATGCCGAGATATCGGGCGACTTCAATTCCGCCTACACCGTCAAGTCCACCTCGCATACCGATCGCGGTCCCGCCGCCGTGCCGCGCGATTCGACCGCGACGATCGAGGCGAAGTGGCTGGGCGCCTGCAAGCCCGACCAGAAGCCCGGCGACATCGTGATGCCCGGCGGCATCAAGATGAACATCACGGACATGGAAAAGCTGAAGGGCATGATCCCGAAGCAGCTGCCGAAATAA
- a CDS encoding ribonuclease T2 family protein has product MFRPSRIWISQALISLGLFAVAAAIGIAGPASAQDRRQNAPGEFDFYVLSLSWSPSYCEEAAERGNSGRSQQIQCGRPYAFVVHGLWPQYERGFPNYCLRPSPRLDRNIMRSMLDVMPAPGLIFAEWDKHGTCSGLGARAYFETIRKARAAVKIPPEYLELAAEKTLAPAEVEEAFIKVNPGLSASAIAVVCGKKRLSEVRICMSKDLQFRACEETDRRACRRDEVVMPPMRGG; this is encoded by the coding sequence ATGTTTCGTCCTTCGCGGATTTGGATTTCGCAGGCATTGATCTCATTGGGCCTGTTCGCCGTGGCCGCCGCGATCGGCATCGCGGGACCGGCTTCGGCGCAGGATCGCCGTCAGAATGCCCCCGGCGAGTTCGATTTCTACGTGCTGTCGCTGTCCTGGTCGCCCTCCTACTGCGAGGAAGCGGCCGAGCGCGGCAACAGCGGGCGTTCGCAGCAAATCCAGTGCGGCCGGCCCTACGCCTTCGTGGTCCACGGGTTGTGGCCGCAATATGAGCGCGGCTTTCCCAACTACTGCCTGCGGCCGTCGCCGCGGCTCGATCGCAATATCATGAGGTCGATGCTGGATGTGATGCCGGCGCCCGGGCTGATCTTTGCCGAATGGGACAAGCACGGCACCTGCTCCGGGCTCGGCGCGCGGGCCTATTTCGAGACCATCCGCAAGGCCCGGGCCGCGGTGAAGATCCCGCCGGAATATCTCGAATTGGCCGCCGAGAAGACCCTGGCACCGGCCGAGGTCGAGGAAGCCTTCATCAAGGTCAATCCGGGCCTGAGCGCTTCGGCGATTGCGGTGGTCTGCGGCAAGAAGCGGCTCAGCGAGGTGCGCATCTGCATGAGCAAGGACCTGCAGTTCCGCGCCTGCGAGGAGACCGATCGCCGCGCCTGCCGCCGCGACGAGGTGGTGATGCCGCCGATGCGGGGCGGCTGA
- a CDS encoding 23S rRNA (adenine(2030)-N(6))-methyltransferase RlmJ → MNYRHAFHAGSFADVIKHIVLVRMLTYLQEKPAAFRVIDTHAGAGVYDLTSEEARRGGEWTTGIARIMQARFSETTAPLIKPYLDIVRAFNPQRDLVAYPGSPLIARALLRPQDRLTACEVEPKARKRLIEALRRDTQARVVDLDGWMALPAFVPPKERRGLILIDPPFEAKDEFERLADGFAGAFAKWPTGSYLLWYPVKSRRATDELARHVAGVAASTAPPGKCLRLEFSVAPQVAGGGLTSTGLLMVNPPWTLMGELKAILPELEKPLGQGGAGRFRLEVPKP, encoded by the coding sequence ATGAACTACCGTCACGCCTTTCATGCCGGCTCGTTCGCCGACGTCATCAAGCACATCGTGCTGGTGCGGATGCTGACCTATCTGCAGGAAAAGCCGGCCGCGTTTCGCGTCATCGACACCCATGCCGGCGCCGGGGTCTACGATCTCACCTCCGAGGAAGCGCGCCGCGGCGGCGAGTGGACCACGGGAATTGCGCGCATCATGCAGGCGCGGTTCTCGGAAACGACCGCGCCGCTGATCAAGCCCTATCTCGACATCGTCAGGGCGTTCAACCCGCAGCGTGACCTCGTGGCCTATCCCGGCTCGCCGCTGATCGCGCGGGCGCTGCTGCGGCCGCAGGATCGGCTGACCGCCTGCGAGGTCGAACCGAAGGCGCGCAAGCGCCTGATCGAGGCGCTGCGGCGCGACACCCAGGCCCGGGTGGTCGACCTCGACGGCTGGATGGCGCTGCCGGCCTTCGTGCCGCCGAAGGAGCGGCGCGGGCTGATCTTGATCGACCCGCCCTTCGAGGCAAAGGACGAGTTCGAACGGCTGGCCGACGGCTTCGCCGGGGCCTTCGCGAAGTGGCCGACCGGCAGCTACCTGCTGTGGTATCCGGTGAAAAGCCGGCGCGCCACCGATGAGCTGGCGCGGCATGTCGCCGGGGTGGCCGCTTCTACCGCCCCGCCGGGAAAATGCCTGCGGCTGGAATTCAGCGTGGCGCCGCAGGTCGCGGGCGGCGGCCTGACCTCGACCGGCCTGTTGATGGTCAACCCGCCATGGACGCTGATGGGCGAGTTGAAGGCGATCCTTCCCGAGTTGGAAAAGCCGCTCGGCCAGGGCGGCGCCGGCCGCTTCCGGCTGGAGGTACCCAAACCGTAG
- a CDS encoding cold-shock protein: MAMTGTVKFFNGERGYGFIKPDDGGRDVFVHITAVERAGLKDLTEGQRITFEVEPDKKGKGPKAVNLVIS, from the coding sequence ATGGCCATGACGGGTACGGTCAAGTTCTTCAACGGGGAACGTGGCTATGGCTTCATCAAGCCCGATGACGGCGGACGCGATGTATTCGTGCACATCACCGCAGTGGAGCGGGCCGGGTTGAAGGATCTGACCGAAGGACAGCGCATCACCTTCGAGGTCGAGCCGGACAAGAAGGGCAAGGGCCCGAAGGCGGTCAACCTCGTGATTTCCTAG
- a CDS encoding outer membrane protein, translating to MKKFVSGAVALVAAGWTMAAQAADMNYGTRAPYTVNQPLNAYSWAGPYLGGNIGYAWGKVDNNPTKPSGFVGGVQGGYNWQNGPWVFGAEADIQATGADETFAPWKFSNPWFGTVRGRVGYAFNNILFFGTGGLAFGELRGETFGLSETHTNAGWTVGAGAEFGLAQHWSAKIEYLYVDLANSNFTITGASNGYRFGLVRAGVNYHF from the coding sequence ATGAAGAAGTTCGTATCGGGCGCGGTGGCGCTGGTCGCCGCAGGCTGGACCATGGCGGCGCAGGCGGCCGACATGAATTACGGAACGCGGGCTCCCTATACCGTCAACCAGCCGCTCAATGCCTATAGCTGGGCCGGCCCCTATCTCGGCGGCAACATCGGCTATGCCTGGGGCAAGGTCGACAACAACCCGACCAAGCCGTCGGGTTTCGTGGGCGGCGTGCAGGGCGGCTACAACTGGCAGAACGGGCCATGGGTGTTCGGCGCCGAAGCCGACATCCAGGCGACCGGCGCCGATGAAACCTTCGCGCCGTGGAAATTCTCGAATCCATGGTTCGGCACCGTGCGCGGCCGGGTCGGCTACGCCTTCAACAACATCCTGTTCTTCGGCACCGGCGGTCTGGCGTTCGGCGAATTGCGCGGCGAGACCTTCGGGCTGTCGGAGACCCATACCAACGCCGGCTGGACCGTGGGCGCCGGCGCCGAGTTCGGCCTCGCCCAGCACTGGAGCGCCAAGATCGAATATCTCTACGTCGATCTCGCCAACTCCAACTTCACCATCACCGGGGCGTCGAACGGCTATCGCTTCGGCCTGGTGCGCGCCGGCGTGAACTATCACTTCTAA
- the uvrC gene encoding excinuclease ABC subunit UvrC produces MDNDSTDNPKVSGPRTARRGSGPASRPADLPPPDPALEDIDPATAGIEEDDEARLPEAPDESADVLPEGRLAVGHAAIEQAVRLAPTSPGVYRMLNAGNDVLYVGKAKNVRKRLSSYARVSAPQPARILRMIAATVSVEIVSTSTETEALLLEANLIKQLRPRFNVQLRDDKSFPYILITGDHWAPQILKHRGAQSRPGRYFGPFASAGAVNRTITALQRAFLVRSCTDAFFESRTRPCLLYQIRRCAGPCTGEIDFPGYTELVREATDFLSGRSRAVKQELAGEMEKASANLAFETAALYRDRLAALSAIQSQQGINPHTVEEADVFAIHQEGGYSCIEVFFFRTGQNWGNRAYFPRAEKSFTPEEVLSSFLAQFYDDKPPPKLILLSHAIEETGLLADALSIKAGFKVEIATPRRGEKKELISHALTNAREALGRKLADTATQGRLLQGLVTTLRLAHPPKRIEVYDNSHIQGTNAVGAMIVAGPDGFIKNQYRKFNIKSEGLTPGDDYAMMREVLQRRFKRLMTQAAEGDAAKQKADDDSFPQWPDLVIIDGGRGQLNAVREIFAGLGLTGVALLAVAKGPDRDAGRETLFMPDKEPLKLEPRDPVLYFIQRLRDEAHRFVIGSHRKLRKKDIREAGLQEIPGIGPSRKRALLHHFGTLKEIERASIADLGKVPGVSAESARKIFEFFHAQPG; encoded by the coding sequence ATGGACAACGATTCTACCGACAATCCCAAGGTTTCCGGCCCGCGGACGGCGCGGCGCGGCTCCGGTCCGGCCTCCCGGCCCGCGGATCTGCCGCCGCCGGACCCGGCGCTGGAGGATATCGACCCGGCGACGGCGGGCATCGAAGAGGACGACGAGGCGCGGCTGCCGGAGGCCCCGGACGAATCAGCCGACGTGCTGCCGGAAGGCCGGCTCGCGGTCGGCCATGCCGCGATCGAGCAGGCGGTGCGGCTCGCGCCGACCTCGCCCGGCGTCTACCGCATGCTCAACGCCGGAAACGACGTGCTCTATGTCGGCAAGGCGAAAAACGTCCGCAAGCGGCTCTCCTCCTATGCGCGGGTTTCGGCGCCGCAGCCGGCGCGCATCCTGCGCATGATCGCCGCCACGGTTTCGGTCGAGATCGTGTCGACCTCGACCGAAACCGAGGCGCTGCTGCTGGAAGCCAATCTGATCAAGCAGTTGCGGCCGCGCTTCAACGTGCAGCTGCGCGACGACAAATCGTTTCCCTATATCCTGATCACCGGCGACCACTGGGCGCCGCAGATCCTCAAGCATCGCGGCGCGCAGTCGCGGCCCGGACGGTACTTCGGTCCGTTCGCCTCTGCAGGCGCGGTCAATCGCACCATCACCGCCCTGCAGCGCGCCTTTCTGGTGCGCTCCTGCACCGACGCGTTCTTCGAAAGCCGCACCCGGCCCTGCCTGCTCTATCAAATCCGCCGCTGTGCCGGGCCTTGCACCGGCGAGATCGATTTTCCCGGCTATACCGAACTGGTGCGCGAGGCGACGGATTTCCTTTCCGGCCGCAGCCGCGCGGTGAAGCAGGAACTCGCCGGCGAGATGGAGAAGGCTTCGGCCAATCTCGCCTTCGAGACCGCGGCACTTTACCGCGACCGGCTCGCCGCCCTGTCCGCGATCCAGTCGCAGCAGGGCATCAATCCGCACACCGTCGAGGAAGCCGATGTCTTCGCCATCCATCAGGAGGGCGGCTATTCCTGCATCGAGGTCTTCTTCTTCCGCACCGGGCAGAACTGGGGCAACCGCGCCTATTTTCCCCGCGCGGAGAAATCCTTCACCCCGGAAGAGGTGCTGTCCTCGTTCCTCGCCCAGTTCTACGACGACAAGCCGCCGCCGAAGCTCATCCTGCTGTCGCATGCGATCGAGGAGACCGGGCTGTTGGCCGACGCGCTTTCGATCAAGGCCGGCTTCAAGGTGGAGATCGCCACGCCCCGGCGCGGCGAAAAGAAGGAGCTGATCAGCCACGCGCTCACCAATGCGCGCGAGGCGCTGGGCCGCAAGCTGGCCGATACCGCGACGCAAGGCCGGCTGCTGCAGGGGCTGGTCACCACGCTCAGGCTGGCGCATCCGCCGAAGCGGATCGAGGTCTACGACAACAGCCACATCCAGGGCACCAACGCGGTCGGCGCCATGATCGTGGCGGGGCCGGATGGCTTCATCAAGAACCAGTACCGCAAGTTCAACATCAAGTCCGAAGGCCTGACGCCGGGCGACGACTACGCGATGATGCGCGAGGTGCTGCAGCGCCGCTTCAAGCGGCTGATGACTCAGGCCGCCGAAGGTGACGCCGCCAAACAGAAGGCGGACGACGATTCGTTTCCGCAATGGCCCGACCTCGTCATCATCGACGGCGGCCGCGGCCAGCTCAACGCCGTCCGGGAGATCTTCGCCGGCCTCGGACTGACCGGGGTGGCGCTGCTGGCGGTGGCCAAGGGGCCGGACCGCGACGCCGGCCGCGAGACCCTGTTCATGCCGGACAAGGAGCCGCTGAAGCTCGAGCCGCGCGACCCCGTGCTGTATTTCATCCAGCGGCTGCGCGACGAGGCGCACCGATTCGTGATCGGCTCGCACCGCAAGCTGCGCAAGAAGGACATTCGCGAAGCCGGCCTGCAGGAGATCCCGGGCATCGGCCCGTCCCGCAAACGGGCCTTGCTGCACCATTTCGGAACGTTGAAGGAGATCGAGCGGGCCTCGATCGCCGATCTCGGCAAGGTTCCGGGCGTCAGCGCCGAAAGCGCCCGCAAGATTTTCGAATTTTTCCACGCGCAGCCGGGATAG
- the pgsA gene encoding CDP-diacylglycerol--glycerol-3-phosphate 3-phosphatidyltransferase, with amino-acid sequence MNIATTKGTARNSLSLPNILTYGRIAAIPVVVGCVFAQSVMDGPLWLRWVALAVFIAAGITDYLDGYYARIWDQQSAFGRMLDPIADKLLVASCLLMLAADSSIHGWTLWAAIVILCREILVSGLREYLAALRVSVPVTRLAKWKTTIQLVAIGFLIAGEAGEMVLPATTLIGIALLWLSAIFTIYTGWDYFRSGIHHLIEEDGG; translated from the coding sequence ATGAACATCGCGACCACAAAGGGGACGGCCAGGAATTCGCTGTCCCTGCCGAATATCCTGACCTACGGCCGGATCGCCGCGATTCCGGTGGTAGTCGGCTGCGTCTTCGCCCAATCCGTGATGGACGGCCCGTTGTGGCTGCGCTGGGTGGCGCTGGCGGTATTCATTGCGGCCGGGATTACCGATTATCTCGACGGCTATTATGCGCGGATCTGGGATCAGCAGTCGGCCTTCGGCCGGATGCTCGATCCGATCGCCGACAAGCTTCTGGTCGCATCCTGCCTGTTGATGCTGGCGGCGGACTCCAGCATCCACGGCTGGACGCTGTGGGCCGCCATCGTGATCCTGTGCCGCGAAATCCTGGTGTCGGGCCTGCGCGAATATCTCGCCGCCCTGCGGGTCAGCGTTCCCGTCACCCGGCTTGCGAAATGGAAGACCACCATCCAGCTGGTCGCGATCGGCTTTTTGATCGCCGGCGAAGCCGGCGAGATGGTATTGCCCGCGACCACGCTGATCGGCATCGCCCTTTTGTGGTTGTCGGCGATCTTCACCATCTACACCGGCTGGGATTATTTCCGCTCCGGCATCCATCATCTCATCGAGGAGGATGGAGGATGA
- the moaD gene encoding molybdopterin converting factor subunit 1, with product MKVKYFAWVRERIGKTEETIEPPADVRTVDDLIAWLAGRGETYAYAFEKPKVIRAAIDHAHVKPDAVIAGAREIAFFPPMTGG from the coding sequence ATGAAGGTCAAGTATTTCGCCTGGGTGCGCGAACGGATCGGCAAGACCGAGGAAACGATCGAACCGCCAGCCGATGTGCGCACGGTGGACGATCTGATCGCCTGGCTGGCGGGCCGCGGCGAGACCTACGCATACGCCTTCGAGAAGCCCAAGGTGATTCGCGCCGCGATCGACCACGCCCACGTCAAGCCGGACGCCGTCATCGCCGGCGCCCGCGAGATCGCCTTTTTTCCGCCGATGACCGGCGGCTGA
- a CDS encoding molybdenum cofactor biosynthesis protein MoaE, with amino-acid sequence MTAIATVRIQEADFDIGREIAAMTSGRTDIGAVVSFSGICRGSENGESIAALTLEHYPGMAEAEIMRHAETAMARWPLTGLTVIHRVGRIAPGENIVLVLTASAHRQAAFQAAEFLMDYLKANAPFWKREESAAGTNWVEARSHDDDAAARWTKS; translated from the coding sequence ATGACCGCGATCGCCACCGTCCGCATCCAGGAGGCCGATTTCGACATCGGCCGCGAGATCGCGGCGATGACGAGCGGGCGCACCGACATCGGCGCCGTCGTCAGTTTCTCCGGGATCTGCCGCGGCAGCGAGAACGGCGAGAGCATCGCCGCGCTGACGCTCGAACATTATCCGGGCATGGCGGAAGCCGAGATCATGCGGCACGCCGAGACCGCGATGGCGCGCTGGCCGCTGACCGGGCTGACCGTGATCCATCGCGTCGGCCGCATCGCGCCCGGTGAAAATATCGTGCTGGTGCTGACGGCTTCCGCGCACCGGCAGGCGGCGTTCCAGGCGGCGGAGTTCCTGATGGATTACCTGAAGGCCAATGCGCCGTTCTGGAAGCGCGAGGAAAGCGCCGCAGGCACGAATTGGGTCGAAGCGCGCAGCCATGACGACGACGCCGCTGCGCGCTGGACCAAATCCTGA
- the prmB gene encoding 50S ribosomal protein L3 N(5)-glutamine methyltransferase: MARRSKPAAKRPAAAKLPKVASGELLTLLDFVRYATSRFVEARLAFAHGTTDPVAEAAFLVCETLHLHPDQFEAFATARVTAQEAKAILDVIARRVATRKPAAYLVNKIYMRGLPFYVDERTIVPRSFIGELLDSHFGGEDDDAGGSLIDDPLAMESVLDLCTGSGCLAILASRRFPNARIDAVDISRDALAVAARNVADYGLQDRVTLHRGDLFEPVGGKRYDLIISNPPYVDAEGMAGLPRECRAEPKLAFDGGPDGLDIVRRILDEAGRHLTPQGGLLCEIGRCRPALEAAYPQLPLLWLDTEESDGEVFWIAAADL; the protein is encoded by the coding sequence ATGGCCAGGCGCTCGAAACCGGCAGCGAAGCGGCCTGCCGCCGCCAAGCTCCCCAAGGTCGCATCCGGCGAATTGCTGACGCTGCTCGATTTCGTGCGCTATGCGACGAGCCGCTTCGTCGAGGCCAGACTGGCGTTCGCGCATGGCACCACCGATCCGGTGGCGGAAGCCGCCTTCCTGGTCTGCGAAACGCTGCATCTGCATCCCGACCAGTTCGAGGCCTTCGCGACCGCGCGGGTCACGGCGCAGGAGGCCAAGGCGATCCTCGACGTGATCGCGCGCCGCGTCGCCACGCGGAAACCGGCCGCCTATCTCGTCAACAAGATCTACATGCGCGGCCTGCCGTTCTATGTCGACGAACGCACCATCGTGCCGCGCTCCTTCATCGGCGAGTTGCTGGACTCCCATTTCGGCGGCGAGGATGACGACGCCGGCGGCTCGCTGATCGACGATCCGCTGGCAATGGAAAGCGTGCTCGACCTCTGCACCGGCTCGGGCTGTCTTGCGATCCTCGCGAGCCGGCGATTCCCCAATGCCCGGATCGACGCGGTCGATATCTCCAGGGACGCGCTCGCCGTCGCCGCGCGCAATGTCGCCGATTACGGCCTGCAGGACCGGGTGACGCTGCACCGGGGCGACCTGTTCGAGCCGGTCGGCGGCAAGCGTTACGACCTGATCATTTCCAATCCGCCCTATGTCGACGCCGAAGGCATGGCCGGTTTGCCGCGCGAATGCCGCGCCGAGCCGAAGCTCGCCTTCGACGGCGGCCCCGACGGGCTCGACATTGTCAGGCGCATCCTCGATGAGGCCGGGCGGCACCTGACGCCGCAGGGCGGGCTGTTGTGCGAGATCGGCCGTTGCCGGCCGGCGCTGGAGGCCGCCTACCCGCAACTGCCGCTGCTGTGGCTCGACACCGAGGAATCCGACGGCGAAGTGTTCTGGATCGCCGCCGCCGACCTCTGA
- a CDS encoding aspartate aminotransferase family protein, with translation MLDKSPKPAAVNVPNDLAAHWMPFTANRAFKKNPRLLAGAKDMHYLTVDGRKIIDAAAGMWCCNAGHGRSQIAEAIGKQAAALDYAPPFQFGIPQAFELASRIADLAPKGLDHVFFCNSGSEAADTALKIALAYHQTQGQGTRTRLIGRERGYHGVGFGGTSVGGIVNNRKMFGTLLAGVDHLPHTYDRDKQAFTKGEPEYGAHFAEELERLVNLHGASTIAAVIVEPMAGSTGVLPAPKGYLKRLREITQKHGILLIFDEVITGYGRLGFAFAAERYGVLPDMLTFAKGITNGAAPMGGVLVRDTIHDAFMSGPEHMVELTHGYTYSAHPIACAAALATLDIYRDEKLFERANKLEPKFADAVMSLKNEPNVVDIRTVGLTAGIDLASRPDMPGKRGFDGLNSAFHDNDLMLRVAGDTLALTPPLIVSEDQIGEIVAKVAKVIRAVA, from the coding sequence ATGCTGGACAAGAGCCCGAAGCCCGCCGCCGTCAACGTCCCCAACGACCTTGCCGCGCACTGGATGCCGTTCACCGCCAACCGTGCGTTCAAGAAGAACCCGCGGCTGCTCGCCGGCGCCAAGGACATGCATTATCTCACCGTCGACGGCCGCAAGATCATCGACGCCGCCGCCGGCATGTGGTGCTGCAATGCCGGCCACGGCCGCAGCCAGATCGCCGAAGCGATCGGCAAGCAGGCCGCCGCGCTGGATTATGCGCCGCCGTTTCAGTTCGGCATCCCGCAGGCCTTCGAACTCGCCAGCCGGATCGCCGATCTCGCGCCCAAGGGCCTCGATCACGTGTTCTTCTGCAACTCCGGATCGGAGGCTGCCGATACCGCGCTCAAGATCGCGCTGGCCTATCACCAGACTCAGGGTCAGGGCACCCGCACCCGGCTGATCGGCCGCGAGCGCGGCTATCACGGCGTCGGCTTCGGCGGTACTTCCGTCGGCGGCATCGTCAATAACCGCAAGATGTTCGGCACGCTGCTCGCCGGCGTCGATCACCTGCCCCACACCTATGACCGCGACAAGCAGGCCTTCACCAAGGGCGAGCCGGAATATGGCGCGCACTTTGCCGAGGAGCTGGAGCGGCTGGTCAATTTGCACGGTGCTTCCACCATCGCCGCCGTCATCGTCGAGCCGATGGCGGGATCGACCGGCGTGCTGCCGGCGCCGAAGGGCTATCTGAAGCGGCTGCGCGAGATCACCCAGAAGCACGGCATTCTCCTGATCTTCGACGAAGTCATCACCGGCTACGGCCGGCTCGGCTTCGCCTTCGCGGCGGAACGCTACGGCGTATTGCCTGACATGCTGACGTTTGCCAAAGGCATCACCAACGGTGCGGCGCCGATGGGCGGCGTGCTGGTGCGCGACACCATCCACGACGCCTTCATGAGCGGCCCGGAACACATGGTCGAACTGACCCACGGCTACACCTATTCGGCGCACCCGATCGCCTGCGCCGCGGCGCTCGCGACCCTCGATATCTACCGCGACGAGAAGCTGTTCGAGCGCGCCAACAAGCTCGAGCCGAAATTCGCCGACGCGGTGATGTCGCTGAAGAACGAGCCCAATGTGGTGGATATCCGCACCGTCGGCCTGACCGCCGGCATCGATCTCGCGTCGCGCCCGGATATGCCAGGCAAGCGCGGCTTCGACGGGCTGAACAGCGCCTTCCACGACAACGACCTGATGCTGCGGGTCGCCGGCGACACCCTGGCGCTGACGCCGCCCTTGATCGTCAGCGAAGACCAGATCGGCGAAATCGTCGCCAAGGTCGCCAAGGTGATCCGCGCGGTAGCGTAG